One Pantoea eucalypti genomic region harbors:
- a CDS encoding extracellular solute-binding protein: MFRFVAAILLLAGAFCSQAQDLTTMNWEQIVEQAKKEGELTWYQWYYQDRLKEQVSLFEKQYGINVTLSEGTLQGNINKLMADRGRDTGDIDLFSIGGGAFGTVSPQKTFFGPINTLLPAGKTLNYTIEGTDSKGYGVAFWGNQTGLAYDSRRLKESELPRTLPQITAFLQRHRQEFGFNVENGGSGPAFIESVTRTRVPGFDFTKGDADLKSLTALQPAWNWFKQQRPNYIITASNADSVTRLVSGEFLLVPAWEDYLVGLENHGEVPKTIRLYIPDFGMPGGGNMVAIPVNAPHKAAALLFIHWLTLPTTQRLFQQVYGITPQNKDVNRDAGLINSKERIHGTQFMPKPLGDEVRTEFSNQVLLR; this comes from the coding sequence ATGTTCAGATTCGTTGCTGCAATATTATTGCTGGCCGGGGCTTTCTGTAGCCAGGCTCAGGATTTAACTACGATGAACTGGGAACAGATTGTCGAACAGGCGAAAAAAGAAGGGGAATTAACCTGGTATCAATGGTATTACCAGGACCGTTTAAAAGAGCAGGTCAGCCTGTTTGAAAAACAGTACGGTATTAACGTTACCCTGTCTGAAGGCACACTACAGGGTAATATTAATAAACTCATGGCAGACCGGGGACGGGATACGGGTGACATTGATCTGTTTTCGATTGGCGGCGGGGCATTCGGGACCGTATCACCTCAGAAAACGTTTTTTGGCCCGATTAATACACTGCTGCCGGCAGGCAAAACCCTGAACTACACCATTGAGGGAACGGACAGTAAAGGCTATGGCGTGGCATTTTGGGGCAACCAGACCGGTCTGGCCTACGATTCGCGCCGCCTGAAAGAAAGTGAGTTACCGCGAACATTGCCGCAGATTACGGCCTTTCTGCAGCGTCATCGTCAGGAGTTTGGCTTCAACGTTGAAAACGGCGGATCCGGCCCGGCCTTTATTGAATCGGTGACGCGCACACGGGTACCGGGTTTTGATTTCACGAAAGGCGATGCGGATCTAAAAAGCCTGACGGCTCTGCAGCCGGCCTGGAACTGGTTCAAACAGCAGCGCCCCAACTACATCATTACGGCCTCCAACGCCGACAGCGTCACCCGGCTGGTCAGCGGTGAATTCCTGCTGGTCCCCGCCTGGGAAGATTATCTGGTGGGATTAGAAAACCACGGTGAAGTCCCGAAAACGATCCGGCTCTATATCCCCGATTTCGGCATGCCCGGCGGCGGAAATATGGTGGCGATACCTGTAAACGCCCCCCATAAAGCGGCAGCGTTGCTGTTTATCCACTGGCTGACGCTGCCCACCACCCAACGGCTGTTTCAGCAGGTTTATGGCATTACGCCTCAAAACAAAGACGTAAATCGTGATGCCGGACTGATTAACAGCAAAGAGCGTATCCATGGCACCCAGTTCATGCCTAAACCGCTGGGTGATGAAGTCAGAACCGAATTTTCTAACCAGGTTTTGCTCAGGTAG